In Streptomyces nojiriensis, the sequence GCTCGTGCTCGCGGCCATCGGGGCGATGATCGGCGAACCGGTGCTCATACCGTCCCTCGCCGCCAGTGCCGGAGTCCTGCACAGCACCCCGACCCTGCCCGTGGCCCAGCCCCGGAGCGTCGTCGTCGCGCACCTGCTGGGCGCCGGAGCCGGGTACGTGGTCCTGGCGCTGGCTCAGAGCAGCCCCTGGAGCGCGGCGCTGGCCGGGGGGTTGACGTTCGCCGCCACCGCCCTCGCCCGGACCCCGCACTCGCCCGCCTGCGCCACCGCGGTCGTCGTCGTGCTGCAGACCCCGGCGCCCGCGCGGTTCGTCCCCCTGCTGCTCGGCGCCACCGTGA encodes:
- a CDS encoding HPP family protein encodes the protein MNADSVLPRRPAPGSEAPRADVPSPGRRGRRNSARQGAAAALHGVGAVTAVLLVLAAIGAMIGEPVLIPSLAASAGVLHSTPTLPVAQPRSVVVAHLLGAGAGYVVLALAQSSPWSAALAGGLTFAATALARTPHSPACATAVVVVLQTPAPARFVPLLLGATVILVLAGFAASRIRPGAARYPVRWW